The proteins below are encoded in one region of Parambassis ranga unplaced genomic scaffold, fParRan2.1 scaffold_21_arrow_ctg1, whole genome shotgun sequence:
- the LOC114429853 gene encoding NACHT, LRR and PYD domains-containing protein 12-like, which translates to MVRCLFPSPARENIVRFVKDELKKIQKLLSPDYPECSESQREDEEDEEQRSSRESLVQITVHFLRRMKQEELAERLQSRTPAAECGRKLKSNLRKKFQCVFEGIAKAGEPTLLNQIYTELYITEGGTAEVNEEHEVRQIEAASRKAHRPETSIRPEGIFKGSPGRQEPIRTVMTKGVAGIGKTVLTQKFSLDWAEDKANQDIQFTFPFTFRELNVLRERKFSLVELVHHFFTETKEAGICSFQHLQVVFIFDGLDECRLPLDFHNNETLTDVTETTSVDVLLTNLIRGKLLPSARLWITTRPAAANQIPPDCVDVVTEVRGFTDPQKEEYFRRRFREEEQASRIISHIKTSRSLHIMCHIPVFCWITATVLEDMLETREGGELPKTLTEMYIHFLVVQTKVKKIKYDGGAETDPQWSPESREMIQSLGKLAFDQLQKGNLIFYESDLTECGIDITAASVYSGVFTQVFKEERGLYQDKVFCFIHLSVQEFLAALHVHLTFISSAVNLLEQQQTTSLWFKVFRNKPELKHLHQSAVDKSLQSPNGHLDLFLRFLLGLSQETNQTLLRGLLTQTGSSSQTNQETGQYIKEKISENVSAERSINLFHCLNELNDRYLVEEIQQALRSGRLSTDELSPAQWSALVFILLSSEEDLEVFDLKKYSASEEALLRLLPVVKASNKVLLSSCNLSERSCEALSSVLSSQSSSLRELDLDNNDLQDSGVKQLSRGLETPDCRLETLSLSGCLITQEGCASLASALTSNPSYLRELDLSYNHPGDSGVKLLSALLNSPDCSLKTLRVEHGGEQRLKPGLRKYFCQLEVDTNSVHTKLKLSDNNRKVTYVREEQPYPDHPDRFDWCPQLLCRNVLTGRCYWEVEWRGRVEISVSYRRIRRKGVSADCVFGGNNQSWSLFCSDGGYSVYHNNTVTSISSSSVSHRAAVYVDCPAGTLSFYRVSSDTLIHLHTFSTTFTQPLHAGFRLWSGSSHCGLAVGKAVGYDSVKSAARMNGAVVIFVDDVAKANRLVESGVVINDVFVPVAPLSTPAKRVIVSNVPPFISDEFLLRELETSLHDPVKERRERHIKVEDFDYTVFVNTGSMKCFGCGEEGHIVRDCPEKEASAERPQRDKQGQEDRGQVHERQDEQGTDEQTEDGDGVTEEDPKEENLFRVPALHRKQLNESSVCQSRRGAVSEHELQQQEGPLEPESSMGEEEEEEGESQTDSQTSASSQQDCVYSVQQVKIFLQTTKNMKKVKVEDFFPDKELFLTCVRSQIRSRGKGGYTDQELYRLKKLVLRVKQELRHDDSLPAL; encoded by the exons ATGGTGAGATGCCTTTTTCCAAGTCCTGCCAGG gagaacattgtcaggtttgtgaaggatgagctgaagaagatccagaagctcctgagtccagattacccagaatgctcagagagtcagagggaggatgaggaggatgaagagcagaggagcagcagagagtcattagtgcagatcacagtgcacttcctgaggaggatgaagcaggaggagctggctgagcgtctgcagagca gaactcctgctgcagagtgtggacgtaaactcaagtctaacctgaggaagaagttccagtgtgtgtttgaggggatcgctaaagcaggagagccgacccttctgaaccagatctacacagagctctacatcacagagggagggactgcagaggtcaatgaggaacatgaggtcagacagattgaagcagcatccaggaaagcacacagaccagaaacaagcatcagaccagaaggcatctttaaaggctcacctggaagacaggaaccaatcagaacagtgatgacaaagggagtggctggcatcgggaaaacagtcctaacacagaagttctctCTGGACTGGGccgaagacaaagccaaccaggacatccagttcacatttccattcactttcagagagctgaatgtgctgagagagagaaagttcagcttggtggaacttgttcatcacttcttcactgaaaccaaagaagcaggaatctgcagctttcagcacctccaggtggtcttcatctttgatggtctggatgagtgtcgacttcctctggacttccacaacaatgagaccctgactgatgtcacagagaccacctcagtggatgtgctgctgacaaacctcatcagggggaagctgcttccctctgctcgcctctggatcaccacacgacctgcagcagccaatcagatccctcctgactgtgtggacgtggtgacagaggtcagagggttcactgacccacagaaggaggagtacttcaggaggaggttcagagaggaggagcaggccagcaggatcatctcccacatcaagacatcacgaagcctccacatcatgtgccacatcccagtcttctgctggatcactgctacagttctggaggacatgctggaaaccagagagggaggagagctgcccaagaccctgactgagatgtacatccacttcctggtggttcagaccaaagtgaagaagatcaagtatgatggaggagctgaaacagatccacagtggagtccagagagcagggagatgatccagtctctgggaaaactggcttttgatcagctgcagaaaggaaacctgatcttctatgagtcagacctgacagagtgtggcatcgatatcacagcagcctcagtgtactcaggagtgttcacacaggtctttaaagaggagagaggcctgtaccaggacaaggtgttctgcttcatccatctgagcgttcaggagtttctggctgctcttcatgtccatttgaccttcatcagctctgctgtcaacctgctggaacaacaacaaacaacatctctGTGGTTTAAAGTCTTTAGAaacaaacctgaactaaaacacctccaccagagtgctgtggacaagtccttacagagtccaaatggacacctggacttgttcctccgcttcctcctgggtctttcacaggagaccaatcagactcttctacggggcctgctgacacagacaggaagtagctcacagaccaatcaggaaacaggccagtacatcaaggagaagatcagtgagaatgtgtctgcagagagaagcatcaatctgttccactgtctgaatgaactgaatgatcgttatctagtggaggagatccaacaggccctgagatcaggacgtctctccacagatgaactgtctcctgctcagtggtcagctctggtcttcatcttactgtcatcagaagaagatctggaggtgtttgacctgaagaaatactctgcttcagaggaggctcttctgaggctgctgccagtggtcaaagcctccaacaaagttct actgagcagctgtaacctctcagagagaagctgtgaagctctgtcctcagttctcagctcccagtcctctagtctgagagagctggatctggataataacgacctgcaggattcaggggtgaagcagctgtctcgtggactggagactccagactgcagactggagactctcag tctgtcaggttgtctgatcacacaggagggctgtgcttctctggcctcggctctgacctccaacccctcctatctgagagagctggacctgagctacaatcatccaggagactcaggagtgaagctgctgtctgctttactcaacagtccagattgtagtctgaagactctcag ggtggagcatggtggagagcagaggttaaaacctgggctgaggaagt atttctgtcaacttgaagtcgacacaaactcagtgcacacaaagctcaaactgtctgacaacaacaggaaggtgacatatgtgagagaggagcagccatatcctgatcatccagacagatttgactggtgtcctcagctgctgtgtagaaatgttctgactggtcgctgttactgggaggtcgagtggagaggaagggttgaaatatcagtgagttacagaagaatcagaaggaaaggagtcAGTGCTGACTGcgtgtttggaggaaacaatcagtcctggagtctgttctgctctgatggtGGTTACTCTGTCTATCACAATAACACagtaacatccatctcctcctcctctgtctctcacagagcagcagtgtatgtggactgtcctgctggcactctgtccttctacagagtctcctctgacacactgatccacctccacaccttcagcaccacattcactcagcctctacatgctgggttcaggttgtggtctggttcctca CACTGCGGGCTGGCTGTGGGGAAAGCAGTGGGGTATGACAGCGTTAAGTCCGCGGCTCGGATGAACGGCGCTGTGGTGATTTTTGTGGATGACGTCGCTAAAGCGAACAGACTGGTAGAAAGCGGTGTCGTGATCAATGACGTGTTTGTGCCGGTGGCACCGCTGAGTACACCGGCAAAGAGAGTGATCGTATCGAATGTTCCACCGTTCATCAGCGATGAGTTTCTGCTGAGGGAGCTG GAGACAAGTCTTCATGATCCCGTCAAAGAAAGACGAGAAAGACACATCAAAGTGGAGGATTTCGATTACACTGTGTTTGTTAACACTGGATCTATGAAGTGCTTTGGGTGTGGAGAAGAGGGGCACATAGTCAGAGACTGCCCTGAGAAGGAGGCCTCTGCTGAAAGGCCTCAGAGGGACAAACaaggacaggaagacagaggacaggtgcaTGAGAGACAGGACGAACAAGGAACAGATGAACAGa cagaggaTGGAGATGGGGTCACTGAAGAAGACCCAAAGGAAGAGAACCTTTTCAGAGTTCCTGCACTTCATAGGAAACAGCTCAATGAGAGCAGTGTTTGTCAGAGCAGAAGAGGTGCAGTGAGTGAACATGAGTTACAACAGCAGGAAGGACCACTGGAACCTGAGTCTAgcatgggagaggaggaggaggaggagggggagagtcAGACTGACTCTCAGACGTCGGCCTCCTCACAGCAGgactgtgtgtacagtgtacagCAGGTGAAAATCTTCCTGCAGACCACAAAGAACATGAagaaggtgaaggtggaggattTCTTCCCAGACaaagagctgtttttaacatgtgtgAGGTCTCAGATCAGAAGCCGGGGTAAAGGGGGCTACACGGACCAGGAGCTGTACAGACTGAAGAAACTAGTCCTCAGAGTCAAACAGGAGCTCCGTCATGATGACAGTCTTCCAGCTCtgtag